In Devosia sp. 1566, a single genomic region encodes these proteins:
- the bfr gene encoding bacterioferritin has product MKGEPQVIERLNEALFLELGAVNQYWVHYRLLDDWGYRKLAAKERAESIEEMHHADRLIERIIFLEGHPNLQRVAPLRIGQTIKEVLEADLAGEYEAREAYRTSRELCSQLHDHVSKQLFDELLADEEGHIDFLETQLDLLAKIGEERYGQLNAAPADEAE; this is encoded by the coding sequence GTGAAGGGCGAACCACAGGTCATAGAGCGGCTTAACGAGGCCCTCTTTCTTGAACTCGGTGCAGTCAACCAATACTGGGTGCACTACAGGCTGCTCGACGACTGGGGCTATCGCAAGCTCGCCGCCAAGGAGCGCGCCGAGTCGATCGAAGAAATGCACCACGCCGATCGCTTGATCGAACGCATCATTTTCCTTGAAGGCCATCCGAATCTGCAGCGCGTTGCGCCACTGCGTATTGGCCAGACCATCAAGGAAGTGCTCGAGGCCGATCTGGCCGGCGAATACGAGGCGCGTGAAGCCTATCGCACCAGCCGCGAGCTCTGCTCACAGCTGCACGATCATGTTTCCAAGCAGCTCTTCGATGAACTACTCGCCGATGAGGAAGGTCACATCGACTTTCTTGAAACCCAGCTGGACTTGTTGGCCAAGATTGGCGAGGAGCGCTACGGTCAGCTCAACGCCGCTCCAGCGGACGAGGCCGAATAA
- a CDS encoding DUF599 domain-containing protein, translating to MTLLTTVFPLLCYFAYNIIVPMVERRRPSLSVIMNMQRRRWVANAARRESPFDAILSGNIMQSVSFLASTAVLLVLAVFAVFGQLPALMDALESLSLDRTYSIVEVQMHLVVMLAMFVLAFFAFTLSLRQFNHFCIMLGALDHETQATPEEIDAIAHMNALGARNFNSGIRAYYFSVATVAWFVSEWLAVAVCLCTVLVLAYREFFSTAHRTAASAALIAARRQKGQQQ from the coding sequence ATGACCCTGCTTACAACTGTCTTTCCGCTGCTCTGCTACTTCGCCTACAACATCATCGTGCCGATGGTGGAGCGGCGCCGCCCTTCATTGTCGGTGATCATGAACATGCAGCGGCGGCGCTGGGTGGCGAATGCGGCACGGCGCGAAAGCCCGTTTGACGCCATCCTTTCGGGCAACATCATGCAGTCCGTCAGCTTTCTTGCCTCCACCGCCGTACTGCTGGTCTTGGCAGTGTTCGCGGTTTTTGGCCAATTGCCGGCGTTGATGGACGCTCTGGAGTCCCTGTCACTGGATCGCACCTATTCCATCGTCGAAGTGCAGATGCATCTCGTTGTCATGCTTGCCATGTTCGTGCTGGCCTTTTTTGCCTTCACGCTCTCGCTGCGCCAGTTCAATCATTTTTGCATCATGCTGGGTGCACTCGATCACGAAACCCAAGCCACGCCCGAGGAAATCGACGCGATTGCTCATATGAACGCCCTGGGAGCGCGCAACTTCAACAGTGGCATCCGCGCCTACTACTTCTCTGTCGCCACAGTTGCCTGGTTCGTGTCCGAATGGTTGGCCGTGGCGGTCTGCCTTTGCACCGTCCTAGTACTGGCTTATCGGGAATTCTTCTCGACAGCGCACCGCACCGCGGCATCGGCTGCCCTCATTGCCGCCAGACGCCAGAAGGGACAACAGCAATAG
- a CDS encoding lytic murein transglycosylase — translation MLHPSLTRSRYSIVALCFAALLNFGSAPALASSADFVRGLWPQAEARGVSRKAFEASFAGYSPIPQVMELTRKQPEFASLASDYVTKRVTDAQAAKGRAMRAEWNQTLSAAAQRYGVQPEVVLAIWGMETNFGGFMGGNNTIHALATLTEGGYRADFFRDELLNALRIVSDGHVSPRNMVGSWAGAMGHTQFMPSSFMRYAVDFNGDGRKDIWNSVPDALGSTANYLKSFNWRPGETWGYEVRLPQGFNFAAAWQMERASVSQWQAMGISRASGKPFPRSSDTARLYLPTGASGPAFLLLPNFEVIKRYNNSDSYALAVGHLADRIIGGGPFVAPWPRDYALNKSQRAELQSLLARAGFDIGSPDGVLGPKTRAAVLAYQAKAGLPADGYISGRLLDSLKR, via the coding sequence ATGTTGCACCCGTCACTCACAAGGTCGCGCTACTCGATTGTAGCGCTTTGTTTTGCCGCTTTGTTGAACTTCGGAAGCGCGCCTGCGCTTGCCAGTAGCGCCGATTTCGTTCGTGGGCTCTGGCCACAAGCGGAAGCAAGGGGAGTGAGCCGGAAGGCCTTCGAAGCTTCGTTTGCTGGGTATAGTCCGATCCCTCAAGTCATGGAGCTCACGCGCAAGCAGCCGGAGTTTGCCTCATTGGCGTCAGACTATGTCACCAAGCGAGTGACGGACGCGCAAGCGGCAAAGGGCCGAGCAATGCGCGCCGAGTGGAACCAAACGCTTTCTGCGGCGGCGCAGCGCTATGGTGTGCAGCCCGAGGTCGTGCTGGCGATTTGGGGCATGGAGACCAATTTCGGTGGCTTCATGGGTGGGAACAACACCATCCATGCCTTGGCGACGCTGACGGAAGGTGGCTATCGAGCGGATTTCTTCCGCGATGAACTGCTCAACGCCCTGCGCATCGTTTCGGATGGCCATGTAAGCCCCCGTAACATGGTGGGATCCTGGGCGGGCGCCATGGGGCACACCCAGTTCATGCCCTCCAGCTTCATGCGCTACGCTGTTGATTTCAACGGTGATGGTCGCAAGGACATCTGGAATTCAGTGCCTGATGCCTTGGGCTCTACCGCCAACTATCTCAAGTCATTCAACTGGCGCCCGGGCGAGACCTGGGGCTATGAAGTTCGCCTCCCACAAGGGTTCAATTTCGCTGCCGCGTGGCAGATGGAGCGCGCGTCAGTCAGCCAGTGGCAGGCCATGGGTATCAGCCGAGCTTCCGGCAAGCCATTCCCTCGCTCCAGCGATACAGCCCGGCTCTACTTGCCAACAGGTGCCTCGGGGCCCGCCTTTCTTTTGCTGCCAAATTTCGAAGTGATCAAACGCTACAACAACTCAGACAGTTACGCTCTGGCCGTTGGACATCTGGCCGACCGGATCATCGGCGGCGGTCCCTTTGTTGCCCCCTGGCCCCGGGACTATGCACTGAACAAGAGCCAACGCGCAGAGCTCCAAAGCCTGTTGGCCCGCGCCGGATTTGATATTGGCTCTCCAGACGGTGTGCTCGGCCCCAAGACCCGGGCTGCTGTCCTAGCCTACCAGGCCAAGGCCGGATTGCCAGCTGACGGCTATATCTCCGGGCGCCTGCTGGACTCCCTGAAGCGCTAG
- a CDS encoding mechanosensitive ion channel domain-containing protein, translated as MIEILENDAARQALIERLEGAAGQDASAPVEEPAPTLSVARQLAEHTRALSKTAGRAADAFVHVVQDFRGSINAALSTDFAQVRTAALNLALVAAGLFGSLMALRIVVIWLQQRLAGRVAARGWRLRTGAVVAAALIDGASVLMSWGIGFATALTLARDSGGQVRVNESLLLNAFLLVELSKLLVHTVFSPRSAALRWIPLSNSDAAYWSFCTGRLISLLGYTFFFVAPVLSSSVSRDAAAAVQVIAMTASVALAIIVVLQCKEGARARLTEVAAERGNDGVGQALLLVGRYWHVVAIAYLLTLLVAWFANPDGALPFMLGATFQTAIAVLAGMAISGAISRVIRFGLSLPEDVRQNLPLLETRLQAFVPRVMQIIRLVVVAGVVLAVVQAWGMFDALGWLGSERGQEIVGSLIAAAFIVLACVVLYIVVASWIEFRLSARAGKMPTAREKTLLSLFKNAFTIALVVFGVMLALAQIGVNIAPLLAGAGVLGLAIGFGSQKLVQDIITGIFIQFENVMNEGDVVEAGGKSGVVEKLTIRSVSIRDQTGTLHLIPFSSVDLVSNMVKGFSFHVAEISVAYESDISVVKQALRDAFERLLETEHKNEIIDELDMQGIIAFGDSAVVVRVRIKTLPGKHWGTGRTYSEIVKTVFEERGIEIPYPHITYVRAKGAADASVPFGGDDNQRALA; from the coding sequence TTGATCGAAATCCTCGAAAACGATGCCGCCCGGCAGGCGCTCATTGAGCGCCTGGAAGGGGCCGCAGGCCAGGATGCCAGCGCACCAGTAGAGGAGCCGGCCCCGACGCTGAGCGTCGCCCGTCAACTGGCGGAACATACAAGGGCTCTGTCCAAAACCGCCGGGCGCGCCGCTGATGCGTTCGTTCACGTCGTGCAGGACTTTCGCGGTAGCATCAACGCGGCCCTCAGTACCGACTTCGCCCAGGTGCGTACCGCAGCCTTGAACCTCGCGCTCGTTGCTGCGGGCCTCTTCGGCAGCCTGATGGCCCTGCGCATCGTCGTCATTTGGCTGCAACAGCGTTTAGCCGGCCGGGTGGCGGCGCGCGGATGGCGCTTACGGACAGGCGCCGTCGTTGCGGCAGCGCTGATCGACGGGGCCTCGGTGTTGATGTCCTGGGGGATTGGTTTTGCTACCGCGCTGACTTTGGCCAGAGACAGTGGCGGGCAGGTGAGAGTCAACGAGTCGCTGTTGCTCAACGCGTTCCTATTGGTGGAACTCAGCAAGCTGCTGGTCCATACGGTTTTTTCCCCGCGTTCGGCGGCATTACGCTGGATTCCTCTCTCGAACAGCGACGCGGCTTATTGGTCGTTCTGCACCGGCCGGCTGATATCGCTGCTCGGTTATACGTTTTTTTTCGTCGCTCCCGTGCTTTCAAGTAGTGTTTCGCGTGACGCGGCCGCCGCCGTCCAAGTTATCGCCATGACCGCATCGGTGGCATTGGCCATCATCGTGGTGCTGCAGTGCAAGGAAGGGGCACGAGCCCGGCTCACCGAGGTTGCCGCGGAGCGCGGCAATGACGGGGTCGGTCAGGCGCTGCTTCTTGTGGGCCGCTATTGGCACGTTGTGGCCATCGCCTACCTCCTCACACTGCTGGTCGCCTGGTTTGCCAATCCGGACGGGGCCCTCCCGTTCATGTTGGGCGCAACCTTCCAGACTGCCATCGCGGTCTTGGCCGGAATGGCTATTTCGGGCGCCATCTCTCGGGTGATCCGCTTCGGTTTGAGTTTGCCTGAGGATGTGCGCCAGAACTTGCCTCTCCTCGAAACGCGGCTGCAGGCCTTTGTGCCGCGGGTCATGCAGATCATCCGTCTTGTGGTCGTTGCGGGTGTTGTCCTCGCCGTCGTGCAGGCCTGGGGGATGTTCGATGCACTCGGCTGGTTGGGTTCGGAACGGGGCCAGGAGATCGTGGGCTCCCTCATCGCCGCAGCGTTTATCGTTCTGGCCTGCGTGGTGCTTTATATTGTCGTGGCGTCGTGGATCGAGTTTCGGCTCAGCGCCAGAGCCGGCAAGATGCCGACAGCGCGCGAGAAAACTCTGCTGAGCCTGTTCAAGAATGCTTTCACGATCGCACTGGTGGTGTTTGGCGTGATGCTGGCCTTGGCACAGATCGGCGTCAATATCGCGCCGCTGCTGGCAGGGGCTGGTGTGCTGGGTCTGGCTATCGGTTTTGGATCCCAGAAGCTTGTGCAAGACATCATCACCGGCATTTTCATCCAGTTCGAAAACGTCATGAACGAGGGGGATGTGGTGGAGGCCGGTGGGAAGTCCGGGGTGGTGGAAAAACTCACCATCCGGTCGGTCAGCATTCGCGATCAAACCGGAACCCTCCACCTGATCCCGTTCTCGTCGGTGGATCTGGTTTCCAACATGGTGAAGGGTTTCTCCTTCCATGTGGCTGAAATCAGTGTCGCCTACGAGTCCGATATCAGCGTCGTCAAGCAGGCGCTGCGGGACGCCTTTGAGCGTTTGCTGGAAACCGAGCACAAGAACGAGATTATTGACGAGCTCGACATGCAGGGGATCATTGCGTTCGGCGATTCCGCCGTGGTGGTGCGGGTGCGCATCAAGACCCTGCCCGGCAAGCACTGGGGCACGGGTCGGACCTATAGCGAGATCGTCAAGACGGTGTTCGAAGAGCGCGGAATCGAGATTCCCTATCCGCACATCACCTATGTACGGGCCAAGGGCGCAGCTGACGCAAGCGTGCCCTTTGGTGGCGATGATAACCAACGCGCCCTCGCGTGA
- a CDS encoding aldo/keto reductase — translation MNTRRLGRTDIHVSELCLGTMTWGSQNTEAEGHRQIDMALEAGLNFMDTAELYAVPGSPQTSGRTEEIIGSWFASSGKRDKWILASKIAGGGSKHIRDGRRPDGESIRLAVEQSLSRLRTDYIDLYQIHWPSRGHYNFDNSWTYAPQKQQTADVLGNIEDMLETLGALVQQGKIRHIGVSNETTWGITQWLRIAEAKGLPRLVSVQNEYSLLRRHFDLDLAELSHHEDVGLLAYSPLAAGILTGKYADGTVPPGSRADYQGGMWRLNEHSEAATQAYIALAREHGLDPVQMALAFCLTRPFLTSVIVGATSTEQLATALGAADCVLSPDVLAGIEAIHRRYPRPI, via the coding sequence ATGAACACCAGACGCCTTGGCCGTACCGACATCCACGTAAGCGAACTGTGCCTTGGCACCATGACCTGGGGTAGCCAGAACACCGAAGCCGAAGGCCATCGGCAAATCGACATGGCGCTGGAAGCCGGGCTCAATTTCATGGATACCGCCGAGCTTTATGCGGTGCCCGGCAGCCCGCAGACCTCCGGGCGTACTGAAGAAATCATCGGCAGCTGGTTTGCCAGTTCCGGCAAGCGCGACAAGTGGATTCTGGCTTCCAAGATTGCCGGTGGCGGCTCCAAACATATCCGCGACGGGCGACGACCAGATGGCGAATCGATCCGACTGGCGGTGGAGCAAAGCCTGAGCCGGCTGCGGACCGACTACATCGACCTTTACCAAATCCATTGGCCCTCGCGCGGCCACTACAATTTCGATAACTCGTGGACCTACGCGCCCCAAAAGCAGCAGACAGCGGACGTGCTGGGCAATATCGAGGACATGCTTGAAACCCTGGGCGCGCTGGTCCAGCAGGGCAAGATACGGCATATCGGCGTCTCCAACGAGACCACCTGGGGGATAACACAATGGCTGCGCATCGCCGAGGCCAAGGGGCTGCCCCGCCTTGTATCCGTGCAAAACGAATATAGTCTCCTACGTCGCCACTTCGATCTCGATCTTGCTGAGCTGAGCCACCACGAGGATGTCGGGCTCCTTGCCTATTCCCCGCTCGCCGCCGGTATTTTGACGGGCAAGTATGCGGATGGCACCGTTCCCCCAGGCAGCCGAGCTGACTATCAAGGCGGCATGTGGCGACTGAACGAGCATTCTGAGGCGGCCACCCAGGCCTATATTGCCCTGGCGCGCGAGCATGGATTGGATCCGGTGCAAATGGCACTCGCGTTCTGCCTCACCCGTCCCTTCTTGACCTCGGTCATTGTTGGGGCGACCAGCACCGAACAGCTGGCCACTGCGCTGGGCGCTGCCGATTGCGTGCTGTCGCCCGACGTTCTGGCCGGCATCGAGGCCATTCACCGCCGCTATCCGCGCCCGATCTGA
- a CDS encoding VOC family protein, translating into MIWHVGRLIDHVHLRARDFEATRRFYEAALLTLGRPIEHGGQGWFQVDELFVDAADADSSPTHIHLAFQARDRETVDKFYQAALAAGGKDNGAPGERSYHPGYYACFVLDPDNNNIEAVFHGPAARSAESVELRPITETEQS; encoded by the coding sequence ATGATCTGGCATGTTGGACGACTGATCGACCATGTTCATCTTCGTGCCCGCGACTTCGAGGCCACCCGGCGCTTTTACGAAGCCGCACTCTTAACCCTTGGCCGCCCCATTGAGCATGGCGGCCAAGGCTGGTTCCAGGTGGACGAGTTGTTCGTCGACGCTGCTGACGCCGACTCCTCGCCAACGCACATCCATCTAGCCTTCCAGGCTCGCGATCGCGAAACGGTGGACAAGTTCTACCAGGCAGCTCTTGCCGCTGGTGGCAAGGATAATGGCGCGCCGGGCGAGCGTTCCTACCACCCGGGCTATTACGCCTGCTTTGTGCTCGACCCCGACAACAACAACATCGAAGCGGTGTTCCACGGCCCCGCAGCACGCTCGGCTGAATCGGTGGAGCTTCGGCCGATCACTGAAACCGAGCAAAGCTGA
- a CDS encoding PIG-L family deacetylase, whose translation MTRLTRRTFIASVPPLLATTQIPAWAAPASDLDLIAAQKGEPALVKLYRQLERLTSTVTLMTTGAHPDDEPSGMLAALRHVYGIRPVLYCITRGEGGQNAIGPELGSVLGVLRTREMTEASRALDASLAFGSQGHHDHMHDFGFSKDPNATIDRWGRDRVIERMTWAVRQYKPDVIMNCFLDVGGQHGHHRAANVATFIVADLSGNEAEFPEQIAAGLKPWTVPKIYQPAWGGGGGVYDDETPPPPTTLVIKAPERDPISGATFPQMGEWSRSCHLTQGMGRWRPDPQTEWPLNLSWASVTEAGKEEADIREGLIATVGHIAELDGMPTGAAEALRNAQGLIEEAVDDYGDPVVVTAKLVEIGKALKEAQSAVPPELQDQVAHRLERKIRETDLALATAAGMQIRAYTDGADLRPGEEIIVKTVVDAPGQVAVTSITVKSRDGIGAGENDVEGVGVNIAPDAALTNPLTEQFDPLGGNGDAFVQLTAEISGYKAVLDIDLEDALRVLPEASLELKPDAVLFNTEAQISPVEMTAVVSGATTADLDFDLPEGWAATAKGKTGTEAGTFELVPPAELGTERIIIAPKLLDKPAYAINVFSYPHIGRSVVPTEIAIPVQAVGAALPEGRIGYIGGGNDNVGTWLSRMGVDLKELTAADMEAGAYRDLDTLVVGIFSFGRRDDLVAALAGIHEWVRNGGHLVTLYHRPSDGWDPEMVPVAYLQIGSPSIRYRVTDAEAAVEVLEPDHPLLNYPNKIGEADWANWDKERGLYFASEWDEAYRPLLAMNDPGEEPLTGSLLTAEIGEGRHTHTSLILHHQMDKLTPGAFRLMANLIQPAKRAS comes from the coding sequence ATGACCCGACTCACCCGCAGAACCTTTATCGCGTCCGTTCCCCCCTTGCTGGCGACTACGCAAATTCCAGCTTGGGCGGCCCCGGCATCAGATCTCGACCTGATCGCAGCGCAAAAAGGCGAGCCGGCCCTCGTCAAACTTTATCGCCAGCTCGAACGGCTAACCTCGACCGTGACACTGATGACCACGGGGGCGCATCCCGACGATGAGCCCAGCGGCATGCTGGCGGCACTTCGGCATGTCTACGGCATTCGCCCGGTGCTTTACTGCATCACGCGCGGCGAGGGCGGCCAGAACGCCATTGGTCCGGAACTCGGATCCGTGCTGGGCGTGTTGCGGACGCGCGAAATGACGGAGGCGTCGCGGGCGCTGGACGCCTCGCTGGCCTTCGGTAGCCAGGGGCACCACGACCACATGCACGATTTCGGGTTCTCCAAGGATCCCAATGCAACAATCGACCGCTGGGGTCGTGATCGCGTGATCGAGCGGATGACTTGGGCCGTACGCCAATACAAGCCCGATGTGATCATGAATTGCTTCCTGGATGTTGGCGGACAGCATGGTCACCATCGCGCTGCCAATGTCGCGACCTTTATCGTGGCCGATCTTTCCGGCAATGAGGCGGAATTCCCCGAACAGATCGCGGCCGGCCTAAAGCCCTGGACCGTGCCCAAGATCTATCAACCCGCCTGGGGTGGGGGCGGGGGCGTTTATGACGACGAAACCCCGCCGCCGCCAACGACGCTGGTGATCAAGGCGCCTGAACGAGACCCGATCTCTGGGGCCACCTTCCCGCAAATGGGCGAATGGTCGCGCTCCTGCCATTTGACGCAAGGGATGGGCCGCTGGCGCCCAGACCCGCAGACCGAATGGCCGCTCAACCTCAGCTGGGCCTCGGTCACCGAAGCGGGCAAGGAAGAAGCGGATATCCGCGAGGGTCTTATCGCCACTGTTGGACACATCGCCGAGCTCGATGGAATGCCCACTGGAGCCGCCGAGGCCTTGCGCAATGCCCAGGGGCTGATCGAAGAAGCGGTGGATGATTACGGCGACCCGGTCGTTGTCACCGCCAAGCTGGTGGAAATCGGCAAGGCCCTCAAGGAAGCGCAAAGCGCAGTTCCGCCGGAATTGCAGGACCAGGTCGCCCATCGCCTTGAGCGCAAAATCCGGGAAACCGATCTGGCGCTGGCCACTGCCGCCGGCATGCAGATCCGGGCCTATACCGATGGTGCCGATCTTCGTCCCGGTGAAGAAATCATCGTCAAGACCGTTGTCGATGCACCCGGTCAGGTGGCGGTCACATCGATCACGGTCAAGTCGCGCGATGGTATCGGCGCGGGGGAAAATGACGTGGAAGGCGTAGGCGTCAACATCGCGCCTGACGCGGCCTTGACTAATCCACTGACCGAACAGTTCGATCCGCTTGGTGGCAATGGTGATGCCTTTGTGCAGCTGACGGCCGAGATCTCGGGCTATAAGGCAGTGCTCGACATCGATCTGGAGGACGCCTTGCGCGTGCTGCCCGAGGCGTCGCTCGAACTCAAGCCCGATGCCGTGCTGTTCAACACCGAAGCCCAGATTTCCCCGGTTGAGATGACTGCGGTGGTTTCGGGCGCGACCACCGCCGATCTGGACTTCGATCTGCCCGAAGGCTGGGCCGCAACAGCAAAGGGAAAAACTGGCACCGAGGCTGGCACTTTCGAGCTGGTTCCCCCCGCAGAACTGGGCACAGAGCGCATCATCATCGCACCCAAACTGCTCGACAAGCCTGCCTATGCCATCAACGTCTTCAGCTATCCCCATATCGGGCGGTCGGTGGTGCCGACGGAAATAGCGATCCCTGTGCAAGCGGTAGGTGCGGCGCTACCGGAAGGCCGCATCGGCTATATCGGTGGGGGTAATGACAATGTCGGCACCTGGCTGTCCCGGATGGGGGTTGATCTGAAAGAGCTGACGGCTGCCGATATGGAAGCAGGGGCCTATCGCGATCTCGATACCCTGGTGGTCGGCATCTTCTCCTTCGGGCGCCGCGACGATCTGGTGGCAGCGCTCGCGGGGATTCATGAATGGGTGCGCAATGGCGGGCACCTGGTGACGCTTTATCACCGGCCGTCCGATGGCTGGGATCCAGAAATGGTGCCAGTGGCTTACCTCCAGATCGGATCACCCTCGATCCGCTACCGGGTCACCGACGCCGAAGCTGCCGTTGAGGTGCTCGAGCCCGATCATCCCTTGCTCAACTATCCCAACAAGATCGGGGAAGCCGATTGGGCCAATTGGGACAAGGAACGGGGGCTGTATTTCGCGTCGGAGTGGGACGAAGCCTATCGCCCGCTCCTGGCAATGAACGATCCCGGCGAGGAGCCGCTGACCGGCTCGCTGCTAACCGCTGAGATCGGGGAGGGGCGGCACACCCATACCAGTCTCATCCTGCACCACCAAATGGACAAGCTAACTCCTGGGGCCTTCCGCCTGATGGCCAATCTGATTCAGCCAGCCAAGCGCGCTAGCTAG
- a CDS encoding alpha/beta hydrolase produces the protein MAVLLASSLQASPALAVSVMDPFNLPASMDSGTAKVADGLAYADGPRHKLDIYAPEQRGATAPVVFFIYGGGWNRGERSDYQFAGRALAARGFVTVIADYRHVPEVRFPGFLEDSANALRWVQDNIADYGGDPNRLFLAGHSAGAYNAVMLALEPSFLREYGVTLSIRGVAALSGPYDFYPFEYGEVREAFGSAPNPEGTQPINLVGPDAPPMYLATGTTDPIVRMQNTQHFAEVLKANGVWVTTKYYEGFGHMEPVIAMGSLWRWRMPVLDDMVSFFQMFGAFPSGVPYAAVAPEAPEQLPEAIAPMDQIAEQLNSMFQPIAQ, from the coding sequence ATGGCCGTTCTGCTGGCTTCCTCACTCCAAGCCAGCCCGGCCCTGGCGGTGTCAGTGATGGATCCGTTCAACCTTCCGGCGTCAATGGACAGCGGTACCGCCAAGGTGGCCGATGGGCTAGCCTATGCCGACGGACCCCGGCACAAGCTGGACATCTACGCCCCCGAGCAGCGTGGCGCAACTGCACCGGTCGTCTTCTTTATCTATGGGGGCGGCTGGAACCGCGGCGAGCGGAGCGACTACCAGTTCGCGGGCCGCGCGCTCGCCGCTCGCGGATTTGTCACGGTGATCGCTGATTACCGCCACGTACCCGAAGTGCGATTCCCTGGGTTTCTTGAGGACAGTGCCAATGCACTCCGGTGGGTGCAGGACAACATCGCCGACTATGGCGGCGATCCTAATCGCTTGTTCCTGGCCGGGCATTCGGCCGGCGCCTACAACGCCGTCATGCTGGCGCTGGAGCCGTCATTCTTGCGCGAATATGGAGTGACGCTGTCGATCCGGGGCGTTGCGGCGCTCTCGGGGCCTTATGATTTCTACCCGTTTGAATATGGTGAGGTACGCGAAGCCTTTGGCTCGGCACCGAACCCGGAAGGCACGCAGCCGATCAATCTTGTTGGCCCGGATGCGCCACCCATGTATCTGGCCACCGGCACCACCGACCCTATTGTGCGTATGCAGAACACCCAGCACTTCGCTGAGGTGCTGAAGGCCAATGGCGTTTGGGTCACCACCAAATATTATGAAGGCTTTGGTCACATGGAGCCGGTAATTGCTATGGGTTCGCTCTGGCGTTGGCGCATGCCGGTGCTCGACGACATGGTGTCGTTCTTCCAGATGTTCGGTGCGTTCCCGAGCGGGGTGCCTTACGCGGCAGTGGCGCCCGAAGCTCCCGAGCAGCTGCCAGAGGCGATTGCCCCGATGGACCAGATCGCAGAGCAGCTCAATTCGATGTTTCAGCCCATCGCGCAGTGA
- a CDS encoding (2Fe-2S)-binding protein has protein sequence MLVCQCNMITSKQIEDIVLELLEQDPWQLVVPAKVYRELERRAKCGGCVPNVVDIIVRVTESFHLQQARTPGELVDVQARLEKLKQKRNGVPREGRTTGHRAA, from the coding sequence ATGCTCGTCTGCCAATGCAACATGATTACCTCTAAGCAGATCGAGGACATCGTCCTTGAACTGCTCGAACAAGATCCGTGGCAGTTGGTCGTGCCCGCAAAGGTCTACCGCGAACTGGAACGCCGTGCTAAATGCGGCGGCTGTGTACCTAATGTGGTGGACATCATCGTCCGCGTGACGGAGAGCTTCCACCTGCAGCAGGCACGAACCCCGGGCGAACTTGTCGATGTACAGGCCCGGTTGGAAAAGCTTAAGCAGAAACGGAACGGAGTACCGCGTGAAGGGCGAACCACAGGTCATAGAGCGGCTTAA